Genomic DNA from Epinephelus moara isolate mb chromosome 24, YSFRI_EMoa_1.0, whole genome shotgun sequence:
TATCCTAAATTACATCTAGCACGTATACCAAAATACCGTTGCCTCCAAACACTATCTTGAAatatatacatgtgtatatatagttttttttattcgACTTTAATGACTCGACTTACTGGAAATAGGTGACTTATTTTACGAATTATCAGAATGAAATcatagaaaaaaatgatttacatacatttacagtaaacagGTATGCTCAGAGGCAACAGTGTTAAAGTGGTTAGCAATGTGACCTCACAGCAGGAAGGTTCTGATTTTAAACCTGTTGGAGCTTCTGtccggagtttgcatgttttcctctgGTGCCCCGGCTTCTTCACTCAGTGCAAAGACATGCACGTTAAGTTAATgggtgactctaaattacctGTATGTGGTAATTATTGTTCATCTTTGTGTGTCAtctctgtgattttttttggcaacctgtccagggtgtgccaGCCTACAGCACAGTTTCAGCTGGAatgggctccagccccccgtgaccctctaaaggataagcagttatagcagatggatggatgatatttTAAGGATAGAAAAATATTATCTTATAGCATGGCAATAGAGAACTCCATGAATTAGGTGACCAAACCCCCGCCACTTTTTCATCATCATAACTAGGTCAGGTATTAGGAAAAATAACTCAAGACAACAATTTTCAGCttgcagtgtttgtttattcaACACAGTGAGCCACATAAATTATGACAGCTCCAACTAGAGGTGATGatacatcacaacaacaacttGTAGATTTCCACAAGACACACTGTACTCAGAGAGAGTAAAGGAACAACTGTCTTtataaaagacaaacatttacAATCATTAAGGACACAGTCCACATTGTACTTTTGAGATTTTTACCTCAAATGgataaaaacatttatatttagtcaacaaaagacaaattagtaaaaactGACCTTACAACAGGTCACATTGTTCTCAATAACCACTAAAGTCATTTGattcttaaaatgtaaaaaatacatGGTCACTGGAAAACTGTGACATTTAACAAGCCTTTTACAGTCAAAGGATAAACATACTGATCTTTAAACAGATCACTTTTCAGTAATCACACAAGTAAGGGAAAGTCCATAATGACAAAATGTCCTTAAAAGAGGACAGTTAAGATTTTTGATTaattcaaaaatataaatacctATCAAGAGGTAATAAATATCTCAACGCACAGTATTGTACCAACACATGACGTGCAGTGAGACATAAAAGTGTCACAGGAAAATTGTGACAAAAGGCAAactcttaaaaaagaaaagcataaacATTTGGATCTAACAACAGATCAGTTTTGAGTAATGAGAGATTttcttgaaaaagaaaagtttctgACCAAAATGATTAATAACAACTTAAAGATAACAAATGTAACCATACTGTGTTCCACCAATACAGGAAGTACAGtgagatataataataataattgctgATGCAATCAGATTTGGTTCATGCAACATGCATGATAAGAAGTTCTCTTTCTTAATTTGAaagatgttgttgttgtcatttcctcaggaaaacacacaaaataaaactttctgTACAAACAGAAGAACAAGTTCATCAAATGTCAGAATTCAGAAGAATTCATTTCCAGTAATCTTTGACCAATATGGTCATCTGAGTTTGTCTGGTAGTAACTCCAGTCTGTAGGTGTCTACCACGGCCTCCAGAGGGCGCTGTTGACTGGACTCTGTTTGGTGATGCTGGTCTGGACTGTGGAGCTCAGAGGAGAGAAGTCAGCCTCTGTCAGGTTGTTATCAGAGGAAGACTGCAGCTTGTTGAAGTGGTTCAGCAGTCTTCTCTGGGACTGTGTCTTCACCTGCTCTTTGGACAGGAAATGTGTCACCTGTTGGACACACCTGGAGTAGccctgactgacagctgctgagTCCACAgcttgatgctgctgctgcagctgtgtcagGACACAAACTGTCATCTCCAGGATGTCTGCTTTCTCCAGCTTGGAGTCTGGCTGCTGTTTGAGGAACTCTGGACCCAGGAGAGACTTGAGCTGCTCAATGCTGCTGTTGATTCGCTCTCTGCGTAACTTCTCCACCAGAGGCTTTCTGAGCTGCAGGAAGAAGAACAAAGTCATTAATAAACTTATTCTGGAGTAAATTGTTAACATGAACAAAGAGAACTTCTTATGATGGATACATTTTCTTGGATGTTGAGTTTACCTTGTGGGTCAGAGTGAGATGCTCCTGAGAATTGGTCATTGCTGCAGTGATTGTAGGTGCCATGTCTGGATCTGTGTGCTGTAGAGGTCTCTGTAGAGAGAATCTGATCTCTGCTGGCTTCATCCCTCCTATTTATAGTCCCACATCTCCATATCAATGTGTGGGTCCTGGTTTCACTGGACTTTCTCACagtctcagccaatcagagagctcGGTGAGACAATAAGACATGTGGAGCGGCAACACGCTGAATGCTCTTGTATTGCCTCGGGGGACAATGGTTAGATCTCAGGGGAACAGGTGGAGGACTGGGGGGGTGATGGAGAGAGACTCACAGAGCTCTGTGTGAATCTGGGAAAGTGTTGACCCTGTAGAGAGAGCAGATCTGCTGCCTGATGCTGGGATCAATGACTTTGACTGAGCACACGCTCATCATCACATCACACACGTGGGAGACAGACAATTAATTCCATCTTAGTCAAAAGTACCGTAAACTTGTAACATGTAACTAAATTAAATAATCAATGGAAAtagtgtttttgtatttaaatgctTGTGTTGTGCCACAACCTAAAGTATATTTCATGGCATTTATCCTCATTGTTTTCCTCATTAAATTTAATGCCATTTTTCATTCAATAAGATTTGTCTTGTTTCTGGGAATACCTGGATCACTTTACTTTAGAAAGTCATTTTTTATTGCAGTAATAAGACTGTGATGATCACAATGTATTTAAAAACTTGAGAACAACATTCACTCTGCTGTCCAGATGTTTGAGTCTTCTGACTTGTGTGTTGTGGTCAGTGTGGGTAGAAAGTTGGTCTCAGTTTCCCACACTGACTCCTTGAATGCTGTGGTCAATGAACGACAAAAGGACTTTGAATGGAGCCTTTGTGACTGATACTGGACGTGTGTTGTAGTAGAAACAGAGCCTGACGTCACCAACCATCTGGACGGAAAGAACACCATTGGCCTACTGGGACAGTTTGAGAAGTTTCTAATTCTGATAAAGAATTTATATTAATGGGGCAGCTAAATTTATTTGGCAATCATTTCctcaactttcaataattttgACACATTGACCATCCAGTCAAaatttgttctttctttctttttttaaaatcaggacCTGGATCAAGATCTCAGCTCTATAGATGAGGGTGGGAAATTGAGGCAGCTGTTTCCTGAAGTGTGCCAAATCCCTTTAGAGAATAATCTGCTGCTGGAGGGTTTAGGATGATAATCACGCTCAACTCTGATCTCCAGAGTTTTCCCACACTCTGTCCATTAAATGAAGTTAAGCTGTGTGTCTAAATCCATATGAACCTTTTGATTATTCTTTTATGACAGCCATTAAATAGATcctccttgttttttttccctttgttatTCAGATCATACAcctcaaaacatttatttaaaaatatatattcagtcAGTAGTGACTGTATTGGAATCGTGCACAGAAATTGCATACCTGGTATTCCATTTGAAATCCTATAAGTTAATATAACCAGTATACACTGAGGTCAACATGTGGTATTTAGCTGTGGTTGTattctgtcaaaaaaaattctgacCTTTGTGCAGGGTGGCCGCAggtccttaaaatgtcttcaattatcctaaataaacatttaccaatataaggccttaaaaagtattaaagtgtcttaaattcagattgaTTGGGTCTTAAATGTTTTTAGTCACATCACAGATGTAATTGTTGGTGTTGGTGTTACAGGAAACATAATTTTAACAGGAAGGAAACACTATATAACAAGGTACCCCACTTCGACACCCCTGTATGTGTGCAATGctgctatttaaaaaaagactttgcCCAGCATTTTTTCATCATGGTATGaaaatattgaaatctttaatctatAATTTTAAACTGATAAGGAGTTTTGCATTTCTGGGAGCCGGGGTGTTTTTAATCTCGGTATCTTCAGGGCAGAGGTCTGGATCTATTGTCCCTCAGGGCTCTGTGAGTGAGTTTCCTCTGGTTTCCTCCCTCAGGGCTCTGTGAGTGAGTTTCCTCTGGTTTCCCACACTCTGTCCTTTCACTGGAGGAACAATAGAAGTGTGCCTCATTATGCATCACATTAGATACTAAGTCTGACCTCTTTCAAGTGAGAAATGATtacttttttcttaaaataccCCCACCAAATCTAATACTTAAACCAAAATTGTTTTGCTTTAAAgttgtattttgaaattcatcttttatcatttcatttgaTGACTTGACTCACTGGACATAAGTGACCTAATTTCATGAAAAATCTGAATGAAaccacataaaaaaatgttcCACATAGAAATTTACAGTAAACAGGTTTGTTCAGGGGTGGCACGTTGTtgaagtggttagcattgttgcctcacagcaggaAGGTTCTGGGTTTGAACCTTTTGGGGCTTCTCTatgtggagtttacatgtttctCTGGTGCCCTGCCTTCTTCCTTCAGTTCAAAGACTTGCATGTTAAgtaaattggtgactctaaattatcTGTATGTGGTAATTGTTGTCTGTCTTCATATTTCAGCCTTGTGACTGTTCGtggacctgtccagggtgtacctgcCTAGTGCAGTGTCAGATGGGATCAACTCCAGCCCCCCTTTGACCCTCTAAAGGATAGGCAGTTATAGCAGATGGTTGGATGGTATCAAGATAATCTGTGTCATACACAGATGGGATGCAAAAGAAGTTCAAGTAAGtgggaaaacacatttttatcatcATAATGAGGGcagatgtaaagaaaaaaaactcaagaGAACAATTTTCAGCTGGTagtgtttttttattcaacacaATGAGCCACATAAAGTGTGACAGCTCCAACTAGAGGTGATGatacatcacaacaacaacttGTAGATTTCTACAAGACACACTGTACTCAGAGAGAGTAAAGGAACAACTGTCTTTATAAAAGACAAACAATGTACTATCTTTATGACACAGTCCATATTGTACCTTTGAGATTTTTACCTCAAATGGATAATGGTCTTtctaaaagacaaacaaactgctGTATTTGAAGACACAGAAGtcactacatttaaaaaatacatttccaaaTGGAAAACTTGTATttagtaaacaaaaaaaaattaaattgacCTTACAACAGGTCTCAGTGTTCTTAATAACCACTAAATTCAGTTGACTTTCAAAATTAAAGAAGCACATTGTCAGTGGAAAACTGTGACATTTAATAACCCTTTTTCCAGAAAAGATTAAACATGTTGATCCTATAACAGATCATTTTCAGTCATCACATAAAGTGAGGGAAAGTCCATAATGATAAAATGTCCATAAAATCGACAATTAAGATTATTGATAAATTCATAATCATCAATACCTATACATTTGCACACACAGTATTGTACCAACACATGATGTGCAGTCAggtataaaaatgtcacaggaaAATTGTGACATAAAGCAAAACTTTTAGAAACAAAGGTATAAACATTTGGATCTAACAACAGATCAGTTTTGAGTAATCAAAGATATAttcttgaaaaagaaaagtttctgACCAAATGATCAATAACAATTTAAGGACAACAAATGTAACCATACTGTGTTCCACCAATACAAAAAGTACAGtgagatataataataataataattgctaATGCAATCAGATTTGGTTCATGCAACATGCATGACAAGAAGTTCTCTTTCTTAATTTGAAAGatattgttgttgtcatttcctcaggaaaacacacaaaataaaactttgtgTACAAACAGAAGAACAAGTTCATCAAATGTCAGAATTCAGAAGAATTAATTTCCAGTAATCTTTGACCAATATGGTCATCTGAGTTTGTCTGGTAGTAACTCCAGTCTGTAGGTGTCTACCACGGCCTCCAGAGGGCGCTGTTGGCTGGACTCTGTTTGGTGATGCTGGTCTGGACTGTGGAGCTCAGAGGAGAGAAGTCAGCCTCTGTCAGGTTGTTATCAGAGGAAGACTGCAGCTTGTTGAAGTGGTTCAGCAGTCTTCTCTGctgttgatgctgctgctgcagctgtgtcagGACACAAACTGTCATCTCCAGGATGTCTGCTTTCTCCAGCTTGGAGTCTGGCTGCTGTTTGAGGAACTCTGGACCCAGGAGAGACTTGAGCTGCTCAATGCTGCTGTTGATTCGCTCTCTGCGTAACTTCTCCACCAGAGGCTTTCTGAGCTGCAGGAAGAAGAACAAAGTCATTAATAAACTTATTCTGGAGTAAAATGTTAACATGAACAAAGAGAACTTCTTATGATGGATACATTTTTCTTGGATGTTGAGTTTACCTTGTGGGTCAGAGTGAGATGCTCCTGAGAATTGGTCATTGCTGCAGTGATTGTAGGTGCCATGTCTGGATCTGTGTGCTGTAGAGGTCTCTGTAGAGAGAATCTGATCTCTGCTGGCTTCATCCCTCCTATTTATAGTCCCACATCTCCATATCAATGTGTGGGTCCTGGTTTCACTGGACTTTCTCACAGTCTCAACCAATCAGAGAGTTTGGTGAGACAATAAGGGGTGCAGCACACTTAATGCTGTTATCGCCCTGGGAGACAATTGTTAGATCGAAGGGGAACAGGTGGAGGACTGGGGCGGTGATGGAGAGAGACTCACAGAGCTCTGTGTGAATCTGGGAAAGTGTTGACCCTGTAGAGAGAGCAGATCTGCTGCCTGATGCTGGGATCAATGACTTTGACTGAGCACACGCTCATCATCCCGTCACACAAGTTTTGTGTAATCTACAAATAAAGTACAtgtatgataaaaaaacaaaatcgaaTTTTCTTTTTATCGCTTTTATTGAGCAAACATCTAAAATGTAGTAGGCAAAATAACTGTAATTGAAATGATGATTTAGTTGGTCGTgtccttttatttttaacttgatCATTTTTTCTATTAATTTGGCTTCATTAAATGCACTATTTTGCAAAAAGCACCATAACGTGTTAAAAGACAGTGTGCTGCCCATTCATGGTACTTGAAATAAACTCAGTAGCACAATAATCATACAGCTGTCCAGATGTAGCCGAGTCTTTTGACACGTGCCTTGTAGTCGGTGTGAGGATCAAGCTGAGCTCAGTTTCCCACACTGACTCCCTGTATGGTGTGGTCAATGAACCACAAAGGGACTTCAGTGACAGATGCTGGCTGTGTGTTGTTATAGAAACACagtctgacatcatcagccatCTGGAGGGAAAGAACACCATTGGCTGGCTCTGACagtttgtaatattttaaattttagtgGAAAATCTTGCACTGAGTATCACCAAAATGTCTCATTAtcacatgttttcagtttctAGTCATTGCAGTACAATTTTGAACCTCCAGTAATAATCATGCCTCCAAACTGACCATTAACTGGATCAAAGTTTCAGCTCTACACATGAGGGTGGGAGGTTTCCTGGGGGGCAGCTGTTTCATGAAGTGTGCCAGATCCCTTTGGGG
This window encodes:
- the LOC126386689 gene encoding transcription factor HES-5-like isoform X8; protein product: MKPAEIRFSLQRPLQHTDPDMAPTITAAMTNSQEHLTLTHKLRKPLVEKLRRERINSSIEQLKSLLGPEFLKQQPDSKLEKADILEMTVCVLTQLQQQHQAVDSAAVSQGYSRCVQQMTHFLSKEQVKTQSQRRLLNHFNKLQSSSDNNLTEADFSPLSSTVQTSIIKQSPVNSALWRPW
- the LOC126386689 gene encoding transcription factor HES-5-like isoform X2, which gives rise to MKPAEIRFSLQRPLQHTDPDMAPTITAAMTNSQEHLTLTHKLRKPLVEKLRRERINSSIEQLKSLLGPEFLKQQPDSKLEKADILEMTVCVLTQLQQQHQAVDSAAVSQGYSRCVQQVTHFLSKEQVKTQSQRRLLNHFNKLQSSSDNNLTEADFSPLSSTVQTSITKEQSPVNSALWRPW
- the LOC126386689 gene encoding transcription factor HES-5-like isoform X18, with translation MKPAEIRFSLQRPLQHTDPDMAPTITAAMTNSQEHLTLTHKLRKPLVEKLRRERINSSIEQLKSLLGPEFLKQQPDSKLEKADILEMTVCVLTQLQQQHQQQRRLLNHFNKLQSSSDNNLTEADFSPLSSTVQTSITKQSPANSALWRPW